The genomic stretch TTCAAAGGAAGGCTGCAAAACTCCTGGGTATCTCACCCAGGGCGCTTCACTACAAGTTAAAGAAACACGGCATCCGCTCCTCTAGATCCTCGAATGCAACCAATGGATCTTGATCTGAGGCCTGGGTGGGCTTGGGCACGACGCGAAGTGAACAAACCATTGTTGTAGATGTGCCAAGACTCTGGCTGGCCTGGCACGTGATTCAGCCTCCAGGAATTGATTGGGGAGGTGGCACCGCCTGATTTACCAGTAGGCAACAAGGCTAAGATCCGGGAAAAGATAGGCCCCAAGGGTGCTCTGTTCCAGACAATGATCCACCTTGTAGATTCCTACCATGGGAGCATCCCAGGATTTTCCTGGTCTTGAGGATTGACATGGATTGATGCCATAGCTAAAATCAGGTAGCTTAAATCAAGCAACCGGCGTTCAAAGACGCATCCACCGGGAAGCAGGATGGCCAAATCATAATCAAGTCTTCTTGCTTTCCAAATCTTTCTCCGGTCGGCAAGCTGATCGAGCCTGATTTCTATTCCAGGAGCAGTTTTGCAGGCAGCCTCGTAAACGGGTCTGTGCATTCTCTGTGTTACAGGAGGAAAAGCCTCAAGTGTTGAAACCCAACCGAAGAAGACAGAGTGCCTCTGAAATCTACCGAGTGGCCCACCGATTGCTGAGGGAAGGCAAAGCGCACCAGGCAATCAAACATCTTCAGGAAGGCATTTCCCGGTTTCCCCACCAGGTTTTGCTCTTGAGGAGTCTGGCCGAAGCTCACAGACAATCAGGCAATTTCGGGGAGGCCATATCCAATTACGAGAAGGTCCTGGAATTGGAGCCAAGAGACGAGATCTCCCTAAACGGGATAGGCAATTGTTATCTGAAGATGAAGCGTTTCGAGGATGCCCTGTCCTATTTCCAGCGCATCCTGGAGGGTAACCCCGACAATGTTTACGCCCTGGCAGGTGCCGGTGATGCCCACCTGGGCCTGGGCCATGCAGAGAAGGCCATCGAGGCGTGGGAAGAACTTCTAAAGAGATCTCCAGACAATGTGTTCATACTTAACAAGATAGCGGACCATTATAGAAGGCAGGGCTGTTATGAGCTGGCCGCGAGTTACTATGAGCGGGTCCTGCAGGTGGATGAAAAGAATCCCTATGCTCTGGTTGGGCTGGGCAGTTGCCATGCAGCCCGTTCGGATCTCAACAGCGCTTTGGAAATCTGGAAAACTGCCCTAAATCATAACTCCAACAATGTTCTTTTGCTGTCTCGCATAGCAGACGGGTATAGACGTATGGGTCAGTGGGAAGAGGCCATAGAATACTTCAAAAGGGTTCTCTTGCTGGACAAGAGAAACGGGGCCTGCCTTGCCGGACTGGTAGAGGCTTATTGGGAGACCCGACAGACCCAGGAGGCCATGGAAACCTTAAGAAAGCTCCTGGAAGTGGATCCGGGAAATGTGAAAGCTCTTAAGTGCTTGGGGGAGATTCTGGAGAGTCAGGAGCAATGGTCTGAGGCCCTGAGCTGTTATGAGAAGGTCTTGGAATACTCCAAAGGGGATCCAGAAGCCCTTTTGGGCAAGCACAGAGTGTTGAGCCGATGGGCAGATGGCAAGGAGGATCTCGAGGCTGTTGAGAAAGCCATTGAAGAGTTGGATCCCTCTTTGTTGGCCCGGGAATCGGCCTTTGCACCAAAATCTCCTTGTGCTGAGGAACTGTGGAGCCCCCCTAGCTTACAAAATGCAAGCCAAGGTTCCAGGGAAAGCATGCCAAGGGAAGCAGGCCCCAGGAAAGGCCGTTCCCCACGCAAAGTTGCATCACGCACACAGTGAACCAATATTGACTGCCCTATGGGATCTATCTTCTTTAGTTACCGATTGTGCGCTCTGATGCCAGCAAAACCCAAGAGCCTTGGTACAACCAAATGCTTCTTACCCCCAAAATTGAGCAGGCTCATTGGCCAGTTGATCTTCAAGCCTCTGGATTTAGAGGAGCTACCCTGATAGGCCTTTTCATGGTCAAGGTTGGAGCCCACAATATCTAAAGGTTACCTTTCACCAAGGCCTGTGCCACAAGAATGGAGGTAGGAGTCTGGCCGGGAGGAATGACTTGAGCTCAGGCCACGGCTCCTGTCTTGGCGGAGTCTTTTTGGGCTCTGGGCACATGTGGGGCCACTTCCCGCAGGGCCATCTCCAGTTGCTCCATGTGAAATGGCTTGCTCAAGACCAAACGCACCAGCTTTCTCTCCAAGGCTCTTCGCGCAGGGGCAGTGTCCCAGGAGCCTGTCATAAGAATGATCCTGGCCTGAGGATCCATGGCCATCATTTCCTCGACTGCAGCAAGGCCGCCTTTGCCGGGCATCTCCATATCCATCAACACCACGTCAGGAGGGCTTGCCCTGTATGAACGCAGGGCTTCTTCTCCTTCCGAAGCCAGCTGCACCTTGCATCCCCAGTGCTGAAGGCGCCCCTTGAGCAGATCCCTGACGCCTTGCTCATCGTCCACTACCATGACAGATATCCCTTCCAATGGCCGGTGGCTCTCCAACACCTCCTCTTGGGGCTGTGCAAAGCTCTCCAGGGCCTTGGTTTCAGCCTCCTGCCGGGCCAGCTCCTCATCCAGGAGCCTGCGTATTTCCGAAAGGCTGTAGCCATATGCTGTGAGGATCTTCCTCTGGGTGCTCAGGCGACATGGGAAACCCCGCTCCACCCGGTCCACTGTGAGCACCGAAATACCGGCCTTCCTGGCAAGCTCCGTCTTGGTCCACATCTGGGCCTCCCGGAGCCTCTGAAACAGATTTTTATGGGAACCAGACATCTCTCTCCTCAAGCAGCTCACACCCGCTCATGCCCCAAGATGGTAAGCCCCCCTTTTAACGGCATCTTGAATATCCCAAAAGCTTTTGCTTGTCAATTCATTCTTTCCTCAATCTGACCACTCCAGGAAATCCTTGTACAAAACCTCCAGTCGAGGTGCCCCTAACCCAAGGGAACTCAAGACTTCTTCCAGCCCAAAACTTTCCCCCGGTGCCCAAAGCCGTCGAAGAAACTCCCCTGCATCCCTGGAAACAAACCAGCGGGGGCCGAACTGCTCCTTGATATATCCCCTCAAGAGCACCTCTCCGGCCCATGCTCTTAAGTAGTCTGCCGAGTACAGCTCTTCCTCCAGGTCCAAAAGAGCCTCACAGGGCTCGTGCCTCATGGCAGTTGCCCAATCCAGCCACTTGGGGTAGCACTCCCAATCCTTCCAAACAGCCTTGTCCAGGAATTCTTTTTGGAACAGGAGCTTCCCAGCATATCTTCTCATCACGTAAAGACCCTTTCTCCGCCTTTCAATGCATATGGCTTCGGCCTCCTTGTCCGAAAGCCCCAGTTGGAAAGACAGGAACTGAGGATCACGCACCAGGGCCTCCATCAAGAATCCGAAACATTCTGTGAGGGCATAGGAGCGGGGAAGGTGGCGATAGGGATAGGCCAGTTTGGGATCAGCATGGCAAAGCTGAAGAGCATGGCCCAGCTCGTGCAAGCCAGCCTCCAGATCCCCAAGCCCTCCCAGGGGCTTCAAGGTGATGTATATCTCATCGGGCACACTCACAGGCACACACCTGGACAAGACCGCTTTCCCTTTCCTGGGCTCCGCATCCAGGTGAATTCTGGAGCCCATAACACCCTCAAAGCCAAGCCCATCCAATAGATTTTTGAAAGCCTTGACAATACCGGTTCCTGCTGAGGGAAGCACAACTCCGTCTGACTGCATCAATCTGAGCATGTGGAGATGGCTCACACCCCTGGGCTCTCTGCCAAGGCTGGACTCAACCCATGGAAGGACTCCTCGCAGGTAGCTTTCCTTGGTGATTTCCAAGAACTCCAGGCACTCTGCAACCAGGGCCTCAAGATCCAATCCTTTTTTTTCCTGGAAGAACTCCAGATACCCACTGTATCCAAAATCCTCCTGAAGGATGTTGCAAAGACCCTCCCATATCTTGGCCTTCATCAAAGATGCCTTTTGGAAAAGAGGGCGGGCTGCCTCCAAGATCGCCTCCCTCTCAAAGAAATCCTCCTGGCTCATCAACCATCCTTCCATCTCAGCCAATGAAACGGCCTGGTCCCCCACCTGGACCCTTGCTTCCACCATGAACTGCGCCAGGGCCTGGTCTCTCAACAACAGGTCCATTCTGGAGAATTGCCCCACACAGGCGAAATAGGTCCTCATGGCTCTCTCTCTTGTATCTGGGTCGCACTGCCCTTGAGCAAAGTTCTTGAGCCATACAATAGAGTCCAGGTCTGTGGCCACCGGATGGGAGGCGTAGATGGCCCCGGTCTGCTGCTGTTCCTTGATCCCCTGTTTGATCTGCAAACACTGTCTGGAAAGCTCTTTCAGGAGATCTTCCAGATCATATTGAATAGCCCTGAAGTAGCCGTTATCCATGGCTGGCATCACTCATGGGTGGTTCTTTCAATGCCTGTTAGCAAAGGGGTCATAGGCCTTCTTCTTCATAAACGTTGGCAATACAACACAGGAAGGTGGCTGGCTCCGAAGAGCTCAGGTTCCTCATGCTGTGGGGTTCCATGCTGGGGATATAGACCAAGTCGTGAGGCCCCAGTATCTTTTCTTCCAGGATCCTGTCGGTTTGGGGATCATGGCAGGCGCAACTCAGAGTGCCGCTCAAGATGTACATGGTTTGATGATAAAAGTGATTGTGAATAGGTATTTCTCCACTAGGCCCTATGGTAAAGAACCTAAGGCCGTACTCCGGAGCCCCCTCTGGACCGGCCTGCGAAAGCCACCGGATCCAGACCTCTTTTACCGGAAGACTCTTTCCCTTGTAAGGAAAGCTCTCGATCTTTTGGTCGAGTCTGTCTTTGACATTCAAGACATTCATGGATGTGAACCTCCCCTGTTGGCTGGGCCCATGGTGGGGCCTCTCTTTGCTAGATTATATCGGATTAACCTCGAAAAAAAAGAAGGGGCCTCTTGAAAACTCCTTTTTTAAGGATAGATTGGCAGCAGAAAACATTGGGTTCAAAAACTAGTTAACCCAAGGAGGAAGGCCATGGTTATGGAAAAACACACCCTTCACCAGAGATTGCAGGAGTACTGCAATTGCTATTCGGGATCAGATCCCAAGGCAGAACTCTCCCTTCTCAGTGCAGCCGGTGTCTCTTCTGACATGACGGGGGATTCCGAGGAGGTGGCCATAAAGCTGCTCGGGCTCATGATACTTTATGGACTGCGGGAAAGTGCAAGCAGTGTGGAACTTTGGCGAGACCCCTCTGAGAAGACTCACATAGAGGTTAAGGCCACGGGAAAATATCGACTTGCTGCCCCTGGGGCAAAGTTGGTGGAAAAGGCCTTCAAAGTCATGAGGGCAGTGACTCACTTGGAAGGTGATAATACGTCTGCTTCGCTGGCCTTGGGGCTTGGCATGGACAGCCTTTCTTTGGGAGTGGAGTTCCAGAAATGGGAAAATTGGGACATTCTACGCATCTCCATGCCCAAAGTGTGAGCACGGCCAGGCTCTATGGTGAAGTGTTCAGGAGGCTTTTCTTAGAAGCTACTTTTACTGGTTGAGCACCTCGGAAATGCTCATGTGGTGGATCTTTCCCTGGTCCATGAATGTGAAGATCCCCTGGTCATGGGAAAGATTGTGTGCACCTTCCAGGGATTTTGAGCTTTGAAATTTTTTTAGGGCCAGCACAGCCATTCCTCTGGTTGAAGAATCAGCTGAAGCCAGAAAAGCCTTTATGGAGTCTAGCACATCTGGTTTCCCCAACTCATCCTGATAAAGTTCTCCAAGCCTAAAGACCCCCCAAAGAAACCCTCGGGCTATGCCTTCAGGCATGCGCATCAAATCATCGGTTTTCAGGAAGGAGACGAAGATGGGCAGAAACTCCTGTGCCAGGCCCTTCTCCCTGGCCAAGATCTCTGCCAGGGCTTCCGGGGCTCCCCAGCCTATGCTTCCCGACTCCTCATTGAGGCTCCAAAGCAGGCGACGAATCACATCCCTTGCAGACTCCTTGTCCTCTCTCATCAACTTGGAGACCAGAAACCCCACAGCCTCCACAGCCCTCCATCTGAGCATGGGCTCAGGGTTTGAAAGGGCTGCAACGGCCTGGCTGACCAGCCCCCTGGAGGCGTCCTTTTCCAGGTTCTCCAGGGAAGATGGCCAGTCCTGGGATTTCAAGGCCTCCAACAACCTCTTTCTGGTAGAACCACTCACATTCTCTCCAGCACCAGCCGGCCCATCTTGCGACCCAGCTCCACGCACTCTTGCAAGCATTTTTCATCGGGCACGTATTGCACCTTTACCGAAGGCAGGGCAATCTCCACCTTCATATCTTGAAGAGCCTGTTCCACCATTCGCACACCTTCGCCGCTCCAACCATAGGACCCAAAGGCTGCTCCCATCTTGTTCTGGGGTTTCAGCCCTCGCATATAGTGAAGAAGGTCTGCCATCCTGGGAAGCATTCCATTGTTCAGAGTGGAGGAGCCGAAGATCAAGGCCGAGGCATCCAGAACCTGTGTCATCACATCGCTTCTGTGGGTAAAACGCAGGTCCATGACCTGCACGCTGAGCCCTTCCTGGATGAGCCCATCTGCAACGGCCCTGCCCATGGAAGCTGTGCTCTCCCACATGGTGTCGAAAACCACCAGGGCCTTGCGTGCCTTGTCTTGACGGCTCCAGGCATCATAGGCCCCCAGGATTGCCCCAGGGTCTTTGCGCCATATTATGCCGTGGTCTGGGGCTATGATATCCACTGGCAGGCCCATCTCCCTCACTCCGCCCAAGAGCTTCTGGACCAAGGGCGAGTAAAGCAAGAGAATGTTGGCATAGTACTTGGCCGCATGCTCCATGAGCTCGGCTCCGGGCACCTGGTCATCAAAACGCTCGCTTGTGGCCCAGTGCTGGCCGAAGGCGTCGCTGGATATCAGAAGAGCATCTTCTTGCAGATATGAGAACATGCTGTCCGGCCAATGGAGCATCCGGGTCTCTATGAACTTGACTGTTCGCCTGCCCAGGCTTATCTCATGGCCTGTCTCCACCACCTCAAAGGGCCAGTCCGGCCTGTGGTAGTGTTGCAAGAGAGCCTGTTTGCCCCTGGAGGAGCAAAAAAGCTTCTTGGGACGGCATATCTCCATGATCTCGGGAAGAGAGCTGGAGTGGTCCATCTCCGCATGATTGACCACCACGTAATCTATTTTCTTGGGATCTATGATCACAGAGATCTTTCTTAACAAATCATCTTTGAACCCCCTCTTCACGGTGTCAAAGAGAGTCACCTTCTCGTCCAAGACCAAAAAGGCATTGTAAGTTGTGCCCTTGGGTGTTGAGTAACCATGAAAATCCCTGAGATTCCAGTCTATTGCACCCACCCAATATATGTCCTTCTTAAGCTCTATCTCACCCATTTTCACCCCCAGCGATTCAGAATCTATCATTGAATTCAACCTGTTGGACCGTGTTTGCCCCATGGAAAATCATCAAGCCCCCAAATTCTCACCAGCCACTGTGCAAAAACCGGCTCCCAGGTCTTTACAGACGATTCTAGCCCACCTTGCCTTGGCCAGAAAGTGATCCTGGCTTTGCGGGCCCATGATGGAGCGGCCCACACTTGCTGATGGGTTTTCCTTTTCTGGATACAGCACCTTGAAAAGCCCTTTGATTTAGTTTTCTTCCCAAAGCTAGCATGGATCATGGCCCTTTGGATATCTTTATACACCCTGGTGGTAATTTCCCGTGAAACTCCATCTTTTTCAGACCCTCAGGGGGCTTTTGCGCAAGGCTGCCTCTAGTTCCCGGGGGTTGGACAGGGGCTCCCTACAGGAGTTCCCCTCACAGAGATAGGCCCTGGCACCTGAAGCTCCCGGCTCCATGGAAAGCACGTAAGGAGCCAGGTGAGCAAGTCTCTTGCCTTTTTCGCCCTTATCTTTCAGAAGCAAGACACGTCTAGGATTAAAGCCCTTTCTTAGCTCTTTGAGCATCTCTGATGAGGAGGCCTGATCCAGGTCTCCTGCTATTACCACCTCCTGGGTGGGTCCCAGGAGGAAGTCCAAAGCCAAGAGTATGTGGGTATGGGCCACAGGGACCCGAGTCAAGGACCCTGAGAAAGCCCGTAGGGTTGCCCAGGCCTTCTCTTCCAGCTCTGGCTTTCCCAACATCCTGCCCAGGCGAGCCAGGTTCATTGCAGCCATGGAATTTCCCGAAGGAATGGCTCCGTCATAGGCCTCTTTGGGCCTGGAGATGAGTCGCTCGGCTTCTTTGGATGTGAAGAAAAACCCCCCTTTCTTCTCATCCCAGAACAGATCCAGCATTATCCCCGTCATTTCCAATGCCTTCTCTAGCCAATGCACTTCAAAGGTTGCCTCATAGAGCTCCAGGGCCCCCCAAACCATGGCAGCGTAATCCTCCAGGCAGCCTTCCTGGGCAGCTTCCCCCTGTCTCCAACGGCGAAAAAGCAATCCTCTGTTGTCTCTCATGGCCCCCAGCACGAAGCTTGCCGCTGCAGCCGCTGCCCCGGCATAGGATGGCTCATCCAGAACCCAGGAAGCCCTGGCCAAAGCTGCCACCATCAAGCCATTCCAGCCCGAGAGGATCTTGTCATCTTTGAAAGGCCTTGGCCTTCGGCTTCGGGCTTCCAGCAGAAGCAGCCTGCCCCTTTCCATCAGGTCTTCCAGCTGTTCCAAGCTCATGCCTTGTCTTGAGGCAAACACTTCTGGCTCCATGGGCATGTGGGCAATGCTGGCGCCCTCCTCGAAGTTCCCCTCGTGGGTGATACCATAGAGCTGACACATCAAATCTCCCAATTCCTCGCCCAGGACGGCTCGAACCTCGTCCGGCCTCCATGTATAGAAGGCCCCCTCTTTGCCCTGGGTGTCTGCATCCTCGGCACAGTGAAAACCGCCTTGGCTTTCCCTGAGATTCTCCAGGACGTATTGGGCTATTTCCCTTGCCACTCGGGCAAACATGGACTCCTGGGTAACCTGGTAAAGCTCACAGTAAGCCATAAGCAGCAGGGCCTGATCGTAGAGCATTTTTTCGAAATGGGGCACAAGCCATCTCTCGTCCACAGAGTAACGGTGAAATCCAAAACCCACCTGATCGAATATGCCTCCCCAGCGCATGTTCTTGAGGGTGTGCCTTACCATTTCCAGAGCCGAGCTTTGGCCGCCTCTGGCATGCCATCTAAGGAGAAAATAAAGCTGGTGGGGAGTTGGGAATTTTGGTGCCTGGCCGAATCCACCGAAACGGGTGTCGTATGTTCTGGACAAGCCCTCATACGCCCTGCGCAGCAACTTGATGTCCAGGGTGTCAGCAGCAGTGTGTTCGGAGGCCTGGTGAAGTTGATTCAGTGTTTGTGCCACCTCTGAAGCGGCCTTGAGAACCTTTGATTTGTCTGTTTGCCAGAGGGCGGCTATATGGAGAAGCAGCTCCCCGAAACCCGGCAGACCCATTTTGCTAACCTTGGGAAAATATGTGCCTGCGAAGAAAGGCTTCCCATCAGGGGTCAAAAAAACAGATAAAGGCCATCCCCCCTGGCCCGTGAGTGCCTGGCAGGCGGTCATATAGACTTGGTCCACGTCGGGTCTCTCCTCACGGTCCACCTTCACGGGCACGAAAAACTGATTGAGCAACCTGGCTATGGCTAGGTCCTCAAAACACTCGTGAGCCATCACATGACACCAATGGCAGGTTGCATACCCCACCGAAAGGAAAATGGGCTTCTCTTCGGCCCTGGCCTTGGCAAAGGCATCTTCCCCCCAAGGGTACCAATCCACTGGATTGTGGGCGTGCTGAAGCAAGTAAGGGCTTTTTTCCCTGGAAAGTCGATTCATGGGACCTTCTGGCTTCTGGGCCATGGGAGCCTCCAACGGGAACAGGACAGGCTGAGCCTTCCGGTTCTGGACTCGACACCTCTTTTACAGTCTACCCGGTATGAGGGCTGCTGTCTCGTGTCTGGATAGGTTAAAAAAAGCAGAGCGACCCTTGGTGGAAGGCCCTGGGGGAGGGATCCCCCAGGGCCCGTCTCACAGGTTTATCCCACCGGTTTGAAGAACTTCTTCCCTATACCGCAGAGGGGACATTTCCAGTCCTCTGGTAGGTCCTGAAATGGAGTGCCTGGAGGGATCTTGCCCTTCTTGTCACCCCTTTTGGGATCGTAAATATATCCACACGTGGCCCCTGGACACTGGTATTTTTGCTCTGGGTTCAAGCTCTTACCTCCTGGGTGGAAGCGCTGCCCATGGAAGGCATGGTGAAAATCCTGGTTCCCAATTCCCTGTCCAGCTGATAAAGGCTCGCAGGATGTTCTCCTGCCAGCTTCAGCTTCTGGATCACCTCTGTAGCCGAGGACTCCTCCTCCACCTGTTCAGTCACAAACCACTGGAGAAATATCTCCGTGGCATGGTCATGTTGTTCCCTGGCCAAGTCCACCAGCGAGTTTATCCTGGCTGTCACATTCTGCTCGTGTTTCAAGGCATCCTGGAAGGCAGCCAGAGGAGAGTCCCAATCCCATGGTGGGGCTTCCAAGGCACCCAGCCGAGCCCTGCCACCCCTTTCATTCAAGAAGGAAAAGAACTTGCTTGCATGGGTAAGTTCCTCCATGGCCTGCACCTTCATCCAGTGGGCAAACCCTCCCAGGCCCAGAGCCTGGAAGTAGCTTGCCATGCCCAGGTAAAGGTAGGCGGAGAAAAATTCCCATCTTAGCTGCTCATTGAGGGCTTCTTCCACTTTTTCGCTTAACATGCCATCATCCCTTCCACAAGCCGTGCAGATTGCAATATTCCCTGGCCACAGCATCAGGAGCCTTGATCTGGAAAAATGCCTCGGGCAGCTCCCCGGGCTTCAAGAACTGCCTGTAAGCCTTGTCCCCCACCAAGAGCTCCACCCACTCTATGAAGTGCTTTTCCTCCATGGGATGGGCAATGCTGCCCACCCTCACCTTGATCCCGTCCTGGGTATGCTCCACCACAGGCACGTGCTTTTCCAAAGACGCATCCACGGTGTTTTCCTGGCAAAGCTTCATGGGCTGGCCACAGCAAACAAGTTGCCCCACGCCCCCATGGAGCACCTCCACCATGTTGCCGCAGACCTCACATTTATAAACCTGTAGTTTTTCCGCCATGGTAACCTCCTTTCTTTGCTTGGGCTTTTATCTCTTGGTGTTTGAGCTTTTCAGATCAAAGATCTGACCTCCTTTAGAACCTGCTGGTAATCAGGCTCCTGGGTTATTTCCTTGACCCACTGGGCGTATCTGAGTATTCCATCCCGATCCACAAGAAAAACAGCCCTGCTCAGAAGCCTCAATTCCTTTATGAGTGTTCCATAGGCCAGTCCGAAACTTGCCTCCCTGTGGTCTGAAAGGGTGCGCACCCTGTCCACACCGGCTGCAGCGCACCATCGTCTCTGAGCAAAGGGCAAGTCCATGCTCAAGGTCAGGATCTCCACATCAGGCCCCAGGGCCGCAGCCTCTTGATTGAACCTGCGGGTCTGAGTGTCGCACACCGGAGTGTCCAGTGAAGGCACGGAGCTGATGATTATTGTCTTGCCAGCCAAAGATCCAAGGCTCACTGGGGACAGGTTGTTGTCCAGGGCCTGGAAATCAGGAGCTTTCTCTCCTATTCTGGGTTCTTCACCCAGTAGGGTCAGCGGATTGCCCTGGAATGTCACGATGCCTGCTCTTTCCATCATGGATAGAAACCTCCTCATTTTATTTGGGCAGTTCTTGTGTCAGGCCTGGATTTCCCCTTGGGCCTCATCAGTAATTTTCCCCCAAGAGCTCATAGTAGGCTCTTGGATGTGCGCATGCCGGACATGTATCCGGGGCCTCCGTTCCCTCGTGCAGGTAGCCACAGTTCCTGCATCTCCAAACAACAGGCTGGCTTCTCTTGAACACCATGCCCTTTTCTATGTTGCGTGCTAGGTCGCGGTAACGTTTCTCATGCTGTTTTTCTGCCACAGAGACTGCCTCGAACACACTGGCTATGGCATCGAAGCCCTCTAGCCTGGCCACCTGAGCGAATCCTGGATATAGAGAGGTGTGTTCATAGTTTTCGCCTTGGGCCGCAGCCAAGAGATTCTCCAGGGTGTTGCCCACCTTGCCGGCCGGGAAGGAAGCGGAAACCTCAAGCTCCCCCCCTTGAAGGAAACTAAAGAATCGCTTGGCATGTTCCTTTTCCTGATCCGCAGTCTCCTGAAAAATCCAGGCTATCTGCTCATAGCCTTCTTTCTTAGCCTGGCTTGCAAAATAGGTGTACCTGTTCCTGGCTTGTGATTCCCCGGCAAAAGCCGAAAGCAGATTCTTCTCGGTTCTGGTCCCCTGTAGCTCCATGTGTACATCACCTCCTGCTTATCCTCAGAAATATGGCTGGCCTCATCCTTTTGTCCAGGAAGGCCTAAAGCCCTTGGAAAGCCTGTATCAGCATCTTTTGCAAGAGCTGCACAAAACCACTAGCTCCAGATTGTGCCCTATGACCTGGTGCCCTTGGATCTCTTGAGGAATGCGGGATGCTATTTCCCTGAGCTCCCAAGGGGCATCCATCACCCTAGCGCATCTGACACAGCGCATGTGGAAATGAGGAAACATGTTTCCATCGAAGCGCATCTTGGGGCCTGCTGTCTCCACCTTTCTTATGATTCCCGCACGGGACATGGTCTCTAGGTTTCTGTAAACCGTTGCCAAACTCACACGTGGCAGCTTTTTGCGAATCCTCTGGAAAATTTCCTCGGCCGTGGGATGGTCCTGAGAAGACCTAAGCTCATCCAGTATGACTTCCCTCTGGGGAGTCAGAATCATTTCCTTTGGCCGCCCCATACTAGCCTCGCGAATAGGAACTATTTGCATTTAAAGCCAAAGCCTTCATCCTGTCAAGACCCTTGAGTACCAAATCTGCAATTAAAATCTGTTATGCCCTGGAGAATTCTGCCCCGCTACAAGGGCCTGGTGGCCCTTTCCAGCCAGGCCGCCTCCTCGGGTTCCAGCTCTGGCCCCAGTGATAGCATTATCTGCTTATGATACTGGTCCACCCAGTCCCGTTCGCGGGCAGTGAGCATTTTGAGGTTTATGAGCTTTCTGTCAAAAGGTACCATGGTGATTGTCTTGAACCTCAGAAAGGGGCCATATTCACTGTCCAATTCCTCGGCCCTTTCCACCATCATCACGTTTTCCAGACGGATGCCAAATTCCCCTTGCTGGTAGTAGCCCGGCTCGTTTGTGACAAACATCCCTTCCTCCAAGGCCACCCCGGTGTCCTTGGGGGATATGGCCTGAGGGCCTTCGTGCACGTTGAGGTAACAACCGATCCCGTGGCCTGTGCCATGTCTGTAGTCCAGTCCAGAGTGCCAAAGGTAAGTCCGCGCCAGGGCATCCAGTTGCTTTCCCGTGGTCCCCTTAGGGAAATTGAGGCCGGCCAGCATGATGTGCCCTTTCAAGACCCTGGTAAACAGTTCCTTCTGGAGGGGGGTGG from bacterium encodes the following:
- a CDS encoding ferritin, translating into MLSEKVEEALNEQLRWEFFSAYLYLGMASYFQALGLGGFAHWMKVQAMEELTHASKFFSFLNERGGRARLGALEAPPWDWDSPLAAFQDALKHEQNVTARINSLVDLAREQHDHATEIFLQWFVTEQVEEESSATEVIQKLKLAGEHPASLYQLDRELGTRIFTMPSMGSASTQEVRA
- a CDS encoding cupin domain-containing protein, producing MNVLNVKDRLDQKIESFPYKGKSLPVKEVWIRWLSQAGPEGAPEYGLRFFTIGPSGEIPIHNHFYHQTMYILSGTLSCACHDPQTDRILEEKILGPHDLVYIPSMEPHSMRNLSSSEPATFLCCIANVYEEEGL
- a CDS encoding response regulator, with the protein product MSGSHKNLFQRLREAQMWTKTELARKAGISVLTVDRVERGFPCRLSTQRKILTAYGYSLSEIRRLLDEELARQEAETKALESFAQPQEEVLESHRPLEGISVMVVDDEQGVRDLLKGRLQHWGCKVQLASEGEEALRSYRASPPDVVLMDMEMPGKGGLAAVEEMMAMDPQARIILMTGSWDTAPARRALERKLVRLVLSKPFHMEQLEMALREVAPHVPRAQKDSAKTGAVA
- a CDS encoding FprA family A-type flavoprotein, giving the protein MGEIELKKDIYWVGAIDWNLRDFHGYSTPKGTTYNAFLVLDEKVTLFDTVKRGFKDDLLRKISVIIDPKKIDYVVVNHAEMDHSSSLPEIMEICRPKKLFCSSRGKQALLQHYHRPDWPFEVVETGHEISLGRRTVKFIETRMLHWPDSMFSYLQEDALLISSDAFGQHWATSERFDDQVPGAELMEHAAKYYANILLLYSPLVQKLLGGVREMGLPVDIIAPDHGIIWRKDPGAILGAYDAWSRQDKARKALVVFDTMWESTASMGRAVADGLIQEGLSVQVMDLRFTHRSDVMTQVLDASALIFGSSTLNNGMLPRMADLLHYMRGLKPQNKMGAAFGSYGWSGEGVRMVEQALQDMKVEIALPSVKVQYVPDEKCLQECVELGRKMGRLVLERM
- a CDS encoding tetratricopeptide repeat protein, producing MLKPNRRRQSASEIYRVAHRLLREGKAHQAIKHLQEGISRFPHQVLLLRSLAEAHRQSGNFGEAISNYEKVLELEPRDEISLNGIGNCYLKMKRFEDALSYFQRILEGNPDNVYALAGAGDAHLGLGHAEKAIEAWEELLKRSPDNVFILNKIADHYRRQGCYELAASYYERVLQVDEKNPYALVGLGSCHAARSDLNSALEIWKTALNHNSNNVLLLSRIADGYRRMGQWEEAIEYFKRVLLLDKRNGACLAGLVEAYWETRQTQEAMETLRKLLEVDPGNVKALKCLGEILESQEQWSEALSCYEKVLEYSKGDPEALLGKHRVLSRWADGKEDLEAVEKAIEELDPSLLARESAFAPKSPCAEELWSPPSLQNASQGSRESMPREAGPRKGRSPRKVASRTQ
- a CDS encoding rubredoxin, giving the protein MNPEQKYQCPGATCGYIYDPKRGDKKGKIPPGTPFQDLPEDWKCPLCGIGKKFFKPVG
- a CDS encoding DVU0298 family protein, encoding MSGSTRKRLLEALKSQDWPSSLENLEKDASRGLVSQAVAALSNPEPMLRWRAVEAVGFLVSKLMREDKESARDVIRRLLWSLNEESGSIGWGAPEALAEILAREKGLAQEFLPIFVSFLKTDDLMRMPEGIARGFLWGVFRLGELYQDELGKPDVLDSIKAFLASADSSTRGMAVLALKKFQSSKSLEGAHNLSHDQGIFTFMDQGKIHHMSISEVLNQ
- a CDS encoding thioredoxin domain-containing protein; this translates as MAQKPEGPMNRLSREKSPYLLQHAHNPVDWYPWGEDAFAKARAEEKPIFLSVGYATCHWCHVMAHECFEDLAIARLLNQFFVPVKVDREERPDVDQVYMTACQALTGQGGWPLSVFLTPDGKPFFAGTYFPKVSKMGLPGFGELLLHIAALWQTDKSKVLKAASEVAQTLNQLHQASEHTAADTLDIKLLRRAYEGLSRTYDTRFGGFGQAPKFPTPHQLYFLLRWHARGGQSSALEMVRHTLKNMRWGGIFDQVGFGFHRYSVDERWLVPHFEKMLYDQALLLMAYCELYQVTQESMFARVAREIAQYVLENLRESQGGFHCAEDADTQGKEGAFYTWRPDEVRAVLGEELGDLMCQLYGITHEGNFEEGASIAHMPMEPEVFASRQGMSLEQLEDLMERGRLLLLEARSRRPRPFKDDKILSGWNGLMVAALARASWVLDEPSYAGAAAAAASFVLGAMRDNRGLLFRRWRQGEAAQEGCLEDYAAMVWGALELYEATFEVHWLEKALEMTGIMLDLFWDEKKGGFFFTSKEAERLISRPKEAYDGAIPSGNSMAAMNLARLGRMLGKPELEEKAWATLRAFSGSLTRVPVAHTHILLALDFLLGPTQEVVIAGDLDQASSSEMLKELRKGFNPRRVLLLKDKGEKGKRLAHLAPYVLSMEPGASGARAYLCEGNSCREPLSNPRELEAALRKSPLRV